The Fulvia fulva chromosome 1, complete sequence region TTCCTGATGACATTATAGTAGTTCGAATTCATGGCGCCTGTTGAAGCTGAAGCTATGCTTTGACATTCCATCGTTGGGTATCATCAGCCATTTGATTCTATCCTTCATTTCTGCCGTTACGAAGCATATGTTGCCGCCCGATGCGCCGTTCGTGCTCGATCGTTCCTACGCTCCTCCAGTCTCTCCTACTCCTTGCCCGTGTTACAACTACCACCTTGACTTTACATCAGTATGCATCACACTGCTCCCATTCGCATCACTGCTTACTGTGGTAATCTTGCGTTCTTTACAGGACCGCCTATCGCGAGACAGCTTGTGTCAGCCAATGCTCAGAGCGACAGCCAAAGGCTTTACCGACTTTCATCCCTGATTAGAGCCACGATCATCGAGTAGAGGTAGAAGAAGAACATCAGCAGGTGGAAACCAAGCTTGATGAAGGACTCCTTCTTGTGTACGTTCAGCTTGCGGAAGATCTCGGTAGCGTCCAGCAGGTGCTGGTTCTCGAAGATCCTGCGATAGTCACATCAGAACTGATGTATCCATGAAAGTTGTCTCCCGACTCTGTGCACTTACTTCTTCGCGTTCCAAGCAACAAGGGGCAGGTTCAAGAGCAACGGCAACCAATAGCCATTGATCAAGAACAGGACAGTCAAGAATGCGTGGACGCCAGCTTCTGGGACAATGTACATGTTGAGGCGGTTGCAGAGGTCGATCGGGTTGATGTAGTCGCATTCGAGGTCGGAGTACATGATGGTGAAGAAGACTTGCAGGAAGAGGTTGACGGCATTGAGAAGGACGGCGAGCAGGAACAGCCTGGAGTGCCGTCAGCATGTGTATGGTGTTGCCTGTATCCTCCACGCGAAACATACCACGCCTCGCCTGACATCTTGTCTATCTCCTAGCGCTCCCGGCTAGCACTGAAGGTCGCTGCTAGATGTGTGTGCTTCGTCGCAGAGTCGCGTGCTTGAGGGCGGTGGTAATGTAAATGCGGTCGAGTGTTTGCGGTCGGTGCGATTCCGTTGGGCGCTGGTTTGGAGCTAGATCTTCGGCTGGCTGGGAGGCCGCGCGTGGAAGCTGTCACGGATGATGGGAGGGTCTTATGTGCTGCGATGCTGAGCAGAGGCGACGTGTTCGGGGAGATGCTCAAGCACGGTGCCTGGACAGCAAAGGCAAGACAAGAGCTATGGGCAAGGAAGAACAGTGTCAAGGTGTTTTGCGCATGAGCTCATCGGAGCCTTGGCACGGAAAGTGGGGCATTCACTAATACGCGAAACCGATTTGACAGTAAACATGTGCACGAATAACTATACATTCATTTGGGTATTGCAGTCGTACAGCTAGTATCTTGCTATCCCCGTCATGCCGTAGTACCGTTTGTACCATTCGTTTTCGCCTCTCCATTCGCCTCTATCGCCTTGCCGTCGGCCATGAAACCCTCTGGCATCGGttctttgcctcctggaGAATCTTCGAGCCTCGCAGTCAAGATCTCGACTCCGTTCTCGGTCACCAGAAGAGTGTGCTCGAATTGGGCAGTCTTCGAGCCGTCCGACGTGACTGATGTCCAGTCATCGGGCCATGTCTTGTCTTTGTAAGATCCAATTGTGATCATGGGCTCGATCGTGAAGCACATGCCGGGCTTAGCCTCGCCAATCGCCTTGTTCTTTGCGTAATGCGGTACATTGGGTGCACAATGGAAAAGTTGGTTGATGCCGTGGCCGCAATATGTCTTCACCACCTGGCACTTCCGCGACTTGGCGACCTTCTCAATCGTATTGCCGTAGTCTCTGAACAGAGCACCAGGCTTGACCAGTTTGATGGCTTCGTCTAGGCAGTCTCGGGAAGCCTCGACGACACGAATATTATCGGGATCCTTGGCAGCTGAATCGCCAATGTAGTAGGTCTCGTTCAAATCGCCGTGGAAACCGCCATGATACAGAGTCACGTCAATGTTGAGGATGTCGCCGTCTTTCAGTGGCCGGTGATCAGGAATGCCGTGGCAGATGACCTCGTTAGGACTTGTGCAGACCGACTTCGGGAAGTGGCAGTAGTTCAGCGGTGATGGGTAGGACTTTGATGGTCGTTAGTAAATGTCCGAATATAAGCCACTCGGAGGTAACCTACATCGCGCTCCATGCACGCATCGTGCACAATCTTGTCGATCTGGTCGGTGGTGACTCCAGGCTTTGCGGCACGCGCCGCGATATCGAGCACTTCGCGAGCCAGCCGACACACTTTTCTCATGCCTTCTTGTTCTTGCTTGGTGAGAACCTTGATCTTGTTGCGACCGACGAATACCTAGCACGATCAGACCGACTGTCACCACACACCCTTCGTCAAGCTTACCTGCTCGCTCTTCGGAATGCCATTGTGTGCGTAGTCAGGATGCCGTATCCGGTCCGGCACAGTACGACGTGGTGACAGCGGGTACACGGGTCTCAGAGTGCCCGTGAAAGGATACGAAGGGAAAGGGTTGAAGTGTCCATCTGCGTCTGGTAAGGACACGACCTTTGGTGGAATGACTTTGGATAGCATACTGTTCTGCGCCTTGTGTTGGGCCTTATGTGTACTCTGTGGGCTGTCAGCCAGTGTTCGCAACCGCAGAACTCTGCTGCCCAGGTGGTCATCCTGCTCATTCGCTCGGGGCACTGACCTACCCAATTTCTCTTGAAGCAATCCTGACTGCAGAAGAAGGCCTCCTTCCCTAGCTTTTGGCATGTAGGACATTGTAGAGCTCCCGCATCGTTGTCGCAGTCGGCACCCTCACACGCCCGCTTCTTCTCGACTATGATCTCTTTCGCTGGCGCCTGGTCCATCTTGGTTGGGTGAGGTGAGAATATGTGCCAGTCGCGAGAGGCGCTCTCGGTTTGTGGGTGTTGAAGATGCTAAAGTCTGCGTATGTGCGGCAAGCGACGAAGAAGCAAAGGACAAACCGCTGCACAGGTAGTCGTGTTCAGCAGGTGGATCTTGACAAAGATTA contains the following coding sequences:
- a CDS encoding ER-derived vesicles protein ERV14, which encodes MSGEAWLFLLAVLLNAVNLFLQVFFTIMYSDLECDYINPIDLCNRLNMYIVPEAGVHAFLTVLFLINGYWLPLLLNLPLVAWNAKKIFENQHLLDATEIFRKLNVHKKESFIKLGFHLLMFFFYLYSMIVALIRDESR
- a CDS encoding Methionine aminopeptidase 1, producing the protein MDQAPAKEIIVEKKRACEGADCDNDAGALQCPTCQKLGKEAFFCSQDCFKRNWSTHKAQHKAQNSMLSKVIPPKVVSLPDADGHFNPFPSYPFTGTLRPVYPLSPRRTVPDRIRHPDYAHNGIPKSEQVFVGRNKIKVLTKQEQEGMRKVCRLAREVLDIAARAAKPGVTTDQIDKIVHDACMERDSYPSPLNYCHFPKSVCTSPNEVICHGIPDHRPLKDGDILNIDVTLYHGGFHGDLNETYYIGDSAAKDPDNIRVVEASRDCLDEAIKLVKPGALFRDYGNTIEKVAKSRKCQVVKTYCGHGINQLFHCAPNVPHYAKNKAIGEAKPGMCFTIEPMITIGSYKDKTWPDDWTSVTSDGSKTAQFEHTLLVTENGVEILTARLEDSPGGKEPMPEGFMADGKAIEANGEAKTNGTNGTTA